From the genome of Methylomonas sp. UP202, one region includes:
- a CDS encoding cobaltochelatase subunit CobN, giving the protein MTHSYLAVILLMVAGPVWSAPLQLSLILSDLDSQTAIEASRSLQKDPLLQGVQLCIVSSANLAQANAEQLKQSQLALVQLTGRGLLREGGDLFKQIAANGGQLVAVGQSFDADFPQYGLQQDKMLQAYMQAGGADNVANMIRLAVARLKKLPTEVDPPIEQPEIGAFEPHSKRLFSDFGSYAKNYPVKAGQPWVAVLFYRAAALSGQTDTVIQLSQALERKGYNVLPVFGYPYDKTVEKMLLDGNGQSRVDAIAALALKIGASPDKSVPLLSKLDVPVLNGIALNSQSAQQWKESATGLDVTERAWQVALPEFAGEIAPTVIASKEKLHDSVTGQDYVRETPIAERIERYASRIDHWLRLRRLANSDKKVALMYYNYPPGKENIGASYLNVLPESLLNILGALRQNGYQLGNAPLDGDALKAAVKNHGTNLGNWEPGAIAEAVKIGHAVLLPVADYQRWFDAQPERFKAAMLKSWGKPQDSKIGVWHDAKGQTFFLIPALRYGNLLLAPQPSRGWEQDVKKLYHDVTMPPHHQYVAFYLWLQHSFQADAMIHLGTHATHEWLSGKEVGFTEADPGEILMADVPQIYPYIMDDVGEALQAKRRAMALIISHMTPPLDKADLNPELSKLAGLLDDYNVAAQKSEQLAKIRLDEINQIASKAGLLKDLNLSRAETADQLEELEHYLKEVREKKVPMGLHTFGKAPDQAARLKFAEAIVSRDKKLNDSERQAKTQQVADELLASANAELKALIDALDGRYIAAGGGGDPMRNPDALPTGRDLYGFDPSRIPSESVYAEGARLAQQVVEDFKKQHGHYPERLVFNLWGVESSRHEGVMEAEIMHLLGVKPHWDERGRPQGVDVISREQLGRPRVDVTIIPSGLYRDLFASVIKLVDQAETKAQEQDEPDNPLRRHIKETQAELVKRGLKPEQALDLASARLFSVPSGAYGTNLDRAIPLSNTWKDEKQLADVFFNRMHHVYGRGHWGEAASQDATLAVDLFKLSLKDTDAVIHSRSSNVYASLDGDDFYQYLGGTAMAARQVNGKTPEVLVADLADPTAAKHETLAKYQGREMQSRYLNPKWIESMLKEGYSGARFINMVAENLWGWQVTVPESVGGERWQQLYETYVEDKYQLDIQKKFEQADNLMAYQAMVDRMLVAINKGYWKADPAVKAKLEQVNKEVIAKAGVACNKDSCSSPEISKLAEQQDAAKAKAAAAMPAQGQSQPTTAAQPPANANPVQAQSQPIQPQPAQPNQAQPAPGKAQPLQGYEMEEKTVDKQQAEQAASLSSEQTWWLILGISLLFFAGYGRGVWERNNRK; this is encoded by the coding sequence ATGACCCACTCTTACCTGGCAGTAATTTTACTGATGGTGGCTGGGCCGGTGTGGTCAGCACCACTGCAACTCAGCTTGATACTGAGCGATCTGGATTCGCAAACCGCCATCGAAGCCAGCCGCAGCCTGCAAAAAGACCCGTTATTGCAAGGTGTGCAATTGTGCATTGTCTCCAGCGCCAATCTGGCACAGGCCAATGCCGAGCAGCTCAAGCAATCGCAACTGGCACTGGTGCAATTGACAGGACGAGGCCTTCTGCGTGAAGGTGGCGATTTGTTCAAGCAAATTGCCGCCAATGGCGGGCAGTTGGTGGCGGTGGGGCAAAGTTTCGATGCCGATTTCCCGCAATACGGTCTGCAACAGGACAAAATGCTGCAAGCCTATATGCAGGCAGGCGGCGCGGATAATGTTGCCAACATGATTCGTCTGGCCGTGGCACGACTGAAAAAATTGCCTACCGAAGTCGATCCACCCATCGAACAACCGGAAATTGGCGCGTTTGAACCGCACAGCAAACGTTTGTTCAGCGACTTTGGCAGTTACGCCAAAAACTACCCGGTCAAAGCCGGACAACCCTGGGTTGCCGTGCTGTTTTACCGTGCCGCCGCCTTGTCGGGACAGACCGATACCGTGATTCAGTTGAGTCAGGCGCTGGAGCGCAAAGGCTATAACGTGCTGCCGGTATTCGGCTATCCCTACGACAAAACCGTGGAAAAAATGCTGCTGGACGGCAACGGCCAATCGCGAGTGGATGCGATTGCGGCGCTGGCGCTGAAAATCGGTGCCAGCCCGGATAAAAGCGTGCCGCTGCTCAGCAAACTGGATGTGCCGGTGCTGAACGGTATCGCCCTGAACAGCCAAAGCGCCCAGCAATGGAAGGAATCGGCCACCGGTCTGGACGTGACCGAACGAGCCTGGCAAGTGGCGCTGCCGGAATTTGCCGGTGAAATTGCCCCTACCGTCATCGCCAGTAAGGAAAAACTGCACGACAGCGTCACCGGCCAAGATTATGTGCGCGAAACGCCGATTGCTGAGCGCATCGAACGATATGCCTCGCGCATCGACCATTGGCTGCGCTTGCGCCGTCTAGCCAATAGCGACAAAAAAGTCGCCTTGATGTATTACAACTACCCGCCGGGCAAGGAAAACATCGGCGCGTCGTATCTGAATGTCTTGCCGGAATCGTTACTCAACATTCTGGGCGCACTGCGACAAAACGGCTATCAACTGGGCAATGCGCCGCTAGACGGCGATGCCTTGAAAGCTGCGGTCAAAAATCATGGTACCAATCTCGGCAACTGGGAACCGGGCGCAATCGCCGAAGCAGTGAAAATTGGTCACGCGGTATTGTTGCCGGTAGCGGATTATCAACGCTGGTTCGATGCGCAGCCGGAGCGGTTCAAAGCCGCCATGCTCAAGTCGTGGGGCAAACCGCAAGACAGCAAAATCGGCGTGTGGCACGATGCCAAAGGCCAGACGTTTTTCTTGATTCCCGCCTTGCGCTACGGCAATCTACTGCTGGCCCCGCAACCGTCACGCGGTTGGGAACAGGATGTGAAAAAGCTGTATCACGACGTAACCATGCCGCCGCATCATCAATACGTGGCGTTCTATCTGTGGTTGCAACACAGCTTTCAGGCCGATGCCATGATTCATTTGGGCACCCACGCCACCCATGAATGGCTGTCTGGTAAGGAAGTCGGTTTCACCGAAGCCGATCCGGGCGAGATTCTGATGGCCGATGTGCCGCAGATTTACCCCTACATCATGGACGATGTCGGCGAAGCCTTGCAGGCCAAACGGCGGGCGATGGCGCTGATTATTTCGCATATGACGCCGCCGCTGGACAAAGCTGATCTCAACCCGGAACTATCGAAACTGGCCGGTTTGCTGGATGACTACAACGTCGCCGCGCAGAAAAGCGAGCAACTGGCCAAGATTCGGCTGGATGAAATCAATCAAATCGCCAGCAAAGCCGGTTTGCTGAAAGACCTCAATCTGAGTCGCGCCGAAACCGCCGATCAACTGGAAGAGCTGGAACATTACCTCAAGGAAGTGCGCGAGAAAAAAGTGCCGATGGGTTTGCATACCTTTGGTAAAGCGCCGGATCAGGCGGCGCGCTTGAAATTTGCCGAAGCGATTGTGTCGCGCGATAAAAAGTTGAACGACAGCGAACGACAGGCCAAAACTCAGCAGGTAGCCGATGAACTGCTGGCCAGCGCCAACGCAGAACTCAAGGCACTGATCGACGCGCTGGATGGCCGCTACATTGCCGCCGGTGGCGGTGGCGACCCGATGCGCAACCCGGACGCCTTGCCGACTGGCCGCGATTTATACGGCTTCGACCCCTCGCGCATTCCCAGTGAATCGGTGTATGCCGAAGGCGCACGACTGGCGCAGCAAGTAGTGGAGGATTTCAAGAAGCAGCACGGTCACTACCCGGAGCGCTTGGTGTTCAATTTGTGGGGCGTGGAAAGCTCGCGCCACGAAGGTGTCATGGAAGCCGAAATCATGCACTTGCTGGGCGTCAAACCGCATTGGGATGAACGCGGTCGCCCCCAGGGCGTGGATGTCATCAGCCGTGAACAACTCGGGCGGCCACGGGTGGATGTCACCATTATCCCGTCGGGTTTGTACCGGGATTTGTTTGCTTCGGTGATCAAGTTGGTGGATCAGGCCGAGACCAAGGCGCAGGAACAGGACGAACCGGATAACCCGCTGCGTCGGCATATCAAGGAAACCCAGGCGGAACTGGTCAAACGCGGCCTCAAGCCGGAACAGGCGCTGGATCTGGCCTCGGCGCGTTTGTTCAGTGTGCCGTCCGGTGCGTATGGCACCAATCTGGATCGCGCCATTCCGCTGTCCAACACCTGGAAAGACGAAAAACAACTGGCCGATGTGTTCTTCAACCGCATGCACCACGTTTACGGGCGCGGTCATTGGGGTGAAGCCGCCAGCCAGGATGCCACCTTGGCGGTAGATTTATTCAAGTTGTCGCTGAAAGACACCGATGCGGTGATTCACAGTCGTTCCAGCAACGTCTACGCAAGCCTCGACGGTGACGATTTTTATCAATACCTCGGCGGTACGGCCATGGCGGCGCGGCAGGTCAACGGCAAAACCCCGGAAGTGTTGGTGGCCGATTTGGCCGACCCCACCGCCGCCAAGCACGAAACCCTGGCTAAGTACCAAGGCCGCGAAATGCAAAGCCGTTACCTCAATCCCAAGTGGATCGAGTCAATGCTGAAAGAGGGCTATTCCGGCGCGCGCTTCATCAACATGGTGGCGGAAAACCTGTGGGGCTGGCAGGTGACGGTGCCGGAGTCGGTGGGCGGCGAACGCTGGCAGCAGCTGTACGAGACCTATGTCGAAGACAAATACCAGCTCGACATCCAGAAAAAATTCGAGCAAGCCGACAACCTGATGGCCTATCAGGCCATGGTGGATCGAATGCTGGTGGCCATCAACAAGGGTTACTGGAAAGCCGATCCGGCAGTCAAAGCCAAACTGGAGCAAGTCAATAAAGAGGTCATCGCCAAGGCCGGTGTAGCCTGTAACAAAGACAGCTGTAGCAGCCCGGAAATCAGCAAGCTGGCCGAACAACAGGATGCCGCCAAAGCCAAGGCGGCTGCGGCTATGCCTGCGCAGGGTCAGTCGCAACCGACCACAGCCGCTCAACCACCGGCAAATGCCAATCCGGTTCAAGCTCAATCGCAGCCCATTCAGCCACAACCAGCCCAGCCCAATCAGGCACAACCTGCGCCCGGCAAGGCTCAGCCGTTGCAGGGTTATGAGATGGAAGAAAAAACCGTGGATAAGCAACAGGCCGAACAAGCAGCATCACTCAGCTCTGAGCAGACCTGGTGGTTGATCCTTGGTATTTCGTTGCTGTTTTTTGCAGGGTATGGACGCGGCGTTTGGGAGCGCAATAACCGTAAATAA
- a CDS encoding DUF2149 domain-containing protein: MRYLRRSNLHRNSEPLEDPIAGVANLFDASVVFIVSMMVALFMAYNMLDLMNPESTVTMTKQNADGTMEIVSKKGSQIKVSKVTDRKLSGEGERLGTAYRLNDGKVVYVPE; encoded by the coding sequence ATGCGTTATCTGAGACGCTCTAATCTGCACCGCAACAGCGAGCCGCTGGAAGACCCGATTGCCGGGGTTGCCAATTTGTTTGACGCCAGCGTGGTGTTCATCGTCAGCATGATGGTGGCGCTATTCATGGCCTACAACATGCTGGATCTGATGAACCCGGAATCGACGGTGACCATGACCAAGCAAAATGCCGACGGCACCATGGAAATCGTCAGCAAAAAAGGTTCACAAATCAAGGTATCCAAAGTCACCGACCGTAAACTTAGCGGCGAGGGTGAACGTTTGGGAACCGCGTATCGATTGAATGATGGCAAGGTGGTTTATGTGCCGGAATAA
- a CDS encoding MotA/TolQ/ExbB proton channel family protein — MDLTHSLEQILYLLSSSLYLPVILIVTLLAAYSIYAAGRLLQEWLERRKLGSRCLADFKSELIVSMAEQKISKTPIDIVLESLLQSHENRQLIKLDQIRFVIKLGPALGLMGTLIPMGISLAALAQGNIPSMASSMVTAFTATVTGLGCSVVAYLIALVREQWLRADFAAMRLQAELTANRLLDHHGDEKIEEDGHALSETL; from the coding sequence ATGGATTTAACCCATAGCCTGGAACAGATTTTGTACCTGCTGTCATCGTCACTGTATTTGCCAGTGATTTTGATCGTGACTTTATTAGCCGCCTACAGCATCTACGCCGCAGGCCGTTTGCTACAGGAATGGCTGGAACGGCGCAAATTGGGCTCGCGTTGTCTGGCCGATTTCAAGTCTGAACTGATCGTCTCTATGGCCGAACAAAAAATCAGCAAGACCCCGATCGACATTGTGCTGGAAAGTCTGCTGCAAAGCCACGAAAACCGCCAGCTCATCAAACTGGATCAAATCCGTTTTGTGATCAAGCTGGGCCCCGCATTGGGTTTGATGGGCACCTTGATTCCGATGGGTATTTCATTGGCGGCGTTGGCGCAGGGCAATATTCCCAGCATGGCCAGCAGTATGGTCACCGCCTTCACCGCCACTGTGACCGGTTTGGGCTGTAGCGTGGTGGCGTATCTGATTGCCCTGGTTCGTGAACAGTGGCTGCGAGCGGATTTTGCAGCCATGCGTCTGCAAGCCGAACTGACCGCCAATCGCCTGCTGGATCATCACGGTGACGAGAAAATCGAGGAGGACGGTCATGCGTTATCTGAGACGCTCTAA
- a CDS encoding HupE/UreJ family protein, whose amino-acid sequence MLMRTTLTAVFLLLQSAWVFAHPPGLSSLDVAIKAAQIDAKVTFALQDIEAFAPMDSDLDAEVSDDEREAAKPKIAKLLAKQLRINVDGQDVLPVISGSVIYDDQNNAHVELQYAVEPKQTLLVQSKFLALLPDGHQQYLTFRDAGGKVIVEKMIGKHADQVSLSLANVAATPQSPFAAFGDFFKLGIEHIVTGYDHLLFLFALLAVTHSFWPALKIITFFTIAHSITLACAGLNIIELPSSFVEPFIAATIIYVGVENIIRGDHPKGRHWLTFGFGLIHGFGFAGVLREMEISSGDTGILLPLLSFNLGIETGQIAVASIVLPIIWWLNNNIKTSERFLKACSIAVSLMGTYWLVERTML is encoded by the coding sequence ATGTTGATGCGTACAACGCTTACGGCTGTGTTTTTGCTGTTGCAATCTGCTTGGGTCTTTGCCCATCCTCCGGGTCTTAGTTCACTGGATGTAGCAATCAAAGCCGCCCAAATCGATGCCAAAGTCACCTTTGCCCTACAAGACATTGAAGCCTTTGCGCCGATGGATAGTGATCTGGATGCCGAGGTAAGTGACGATGAGCGCGAGGCCGCCAAACCCAAAATCGCTAAATTGCTTGCCAAGCAACTCCGGATTAATGTCGATGGCCAAGATGTGCTGCCGGTGATCAGTGGATCGGTCATTTACGACGATCAAAACAACGCGCATGTCGAGTTGCAGTATGCCGTTGAGCCTAAACAAACGTTGCTGGTGCAATCCAAATTTCTGGCTTTATTGCCGGATGGACATCAGCAATATCTAACCTTCAGAGATGCCGGAGGCAAAGTTATCGTTGAAAAGATGATAGGAAAACACGCCGATCAAGTTAGCTTGTCTCTCGCCAATGTTGCTGCGACACCTCAGTCTCCGTTTGCGGCGTTTGGTGATTTTTTTAAATTAGGTATAGAGCATATTGTTACGGGTTACGACCATCTGCTGTTTTTGTTTGCGCTACTGGCGGTGACGCATAGTTTCTGGCCTGCGTTAAAAATTATTACCTTTTTTACCATTGCCCACTCCATTACGCTAGCCTGCGCCGGGCTGAACATCATTGAACTACCCAGCAGTTTTGTGGAGCCATTCATTGCTGCCACCATTATTTATGTGGGCGTGGAGAACATTATTCGCGGCGACCACCCCAAGGGACGGCACTGGCTAACGTTTGGTTTTGGATTGATCCATGGATTTGGTTTTGCCGGGGTATTACGAGAAATGGAAATCTCCTCGGGTGATACAGGAATCTTATTGCCCTTACTTTCCTTTAATTTGGGCATTGAAACAGGCCAAATTGCCGTGGCTTCCATCGTGTTGCCAATCATCTGGTGGCTGAATAACAACATCAAGACTTCCGAGCGATTTCTTAAAGCGTGCTCGATTGCAGTCAGCTTAATGGGGACCTACTGGTTAGTGGAGAGAACCATGCTGTGA
- a CDS encoding TonB-dependent receptor plug domain-containing protein, which produces MKPTMKPFRSLLQKKPLIISLEIILGLGCANIQAAPNTEQIDSATETQPLEQSKPAKQVKRPNKSDKVEELDTIEVKEDGRGKDLIGIAETASQGEVSQKQFEYRPLSRNGELIEVVPGAVATQHSGSGKANQYFLRGFNLDHGTDFTTYVDGIPMNMTTHAHGQGYMDINSIIPELVSKVEYGKGPYYAEVGDFSAAGYAKMHTMSTLKEGIAKFTAGSFDYYRTLVANSSKVGDGDLLYAGEFNLYNGVWQVPEDSKKFNGMLKYTLDRQDWGMSIDGKAYSNSWTATNQIPQASIDSGAIGLYGSMDPTDGGKSNRYSMSGNFWQTGSNWKNNANVYALYTDLDLYSNFSGFTRGAQGDQIYQTERRVQTGGNAEHTRYNKILGFEMDNTVGLQFRHDEIIGLGLYNTQARQILETVSKSNIGVTTVGTYFKNQTHWHEKVRTIAGLRGDFINNDVQVLDTTTHDPSVNAANSGSRGKAMISPKLSLVIGPWYDTEYFFNIGYGYHSNDARGTTLQRDPTNGDFLDSTSARIRPAAWSRGGEAGIRSNFIQGLNSTFALWWLESSQELVFVGDAGTTEINGKSHRYGIEWTNYYKPTDWMTLDADYALTTARYAEIHAGENNNFVPNSVGRVVSTGITVEDPNGSGVFGTLRFRHFGSVPLDESGNFWAGDTNIVNFGTGIKRKQFKLEFDIFNLLGSQSNDIAYAYDYAYPNGAATSTGILKHPVEPRMFRGTITINF; this is translated from the coding sequence ATGAAACCAACGATGAAACCATTTCGCTCACTTTTGCAAAAGAAACCCTTAATCATCAGCCTTGAAATAATTTTAGGTCTAGGCTGCGCTAACATTCAGGCTGCACCAAACACTGAACAGATTGACTCTGCAACAGAGACCCAACCGTTAGAACAAAGCAAACCGGCGAAGCAAGTCAAACGTCCCAATAAATCTGATAAGGTCGAAGAACTCGACACCATAGAAGTCAAAGAAGATGGTCGCGGCAAGGACTTGATCGGGATTGCGGAAACCGCTTCGCAAGGCGAGGTAAGTCAGAAACAATTCGAATACCGTCCGCTATCTCGAAACGGCGAGCTTATTGAGGTCGTACCCGGTGCGGTAGCTACCCAACACAGTGGTTCCGGCAAGGCCAACCAGTATTTTCTGCGCGGTTTCAATCTCGATCACGGCACTGACTTCACCACCTATGTCGATGGTATCCCGATGAATATGACCACCCATGCACATGGGCAAGGTTATATGGACATTAACAGCATCATCCCGGAATTGGTCAGTAAGGTTGAATACGGTAAAGGTCCGTATTACGCAGAAGTGGGCGACTTTTCCGCCGCCGGTTACGCCAAGATGCATACCATGAGCACCTTAAAAGAGGGTATCGCCAAATTCACTGCCGGTTCTTTTGACTATTACCGGACACTGGTAGCCAATTCCAGCAAGGTAGGGGACGGTGATTTGCTGTATGCAGGAGAATTCAATCTCTATAACGGCGTCTGGCAGGTGCCGGAAGACTCCAAGAAGTTCAACGGCATGCTCAAGTACACTTTGGATAGACAGGATTGGGGAATGTCAATCGACGGCAAGGCCTATAGTAATAGCTGGACCGCAACTAATCAGATTCCGCAAGCATCGATTGATAGTGGCGCCATCGGTCTATACGGCTCAATGGATCCAACAGACGGCGGTAAGTCAAATCGCTACAGCATGTCCGGCAACTTCTGGCAAACCGGTAGTAATTGGAAAAACAACGCCAATGTCTATGCCTTGTATACCGACCTGGACTTGTATTCGAATTTCAGCGGCTTTACACGCGGTGCGCAAGGCGATCAAATTTATCAAACCGAACGCCGAGTACAAACGGGTGGTAACGCTGAACACACCCGCTACAACAAAATATTGGGTTTCGAAATGGATAACACCGTTGGCTTACAGTTCCGCCACGATGAGATCATTGGCTTGGGCCTCTATAACACCCAGGCAAGACAGATCTTGGAAACGGTGAGCAAGAGCAATATTGGCGTAACCACAGTGGGTACCTACTTCAAAAACCAGACGCACTGGCACGAGAAGGTAAGAACGATTGCGGGCTTGCGGGGGGACTTCATCAACAACGATGTACAAGTACTCGATACCACGACACATGATCCATCTGTGAATGCTGCCAACTCCGGCAGCCGTGGCAAAGCCATGATCAGTCCTAAATTGAGTTTGGTGATCGGTCCTTGGTATGACACCGAATATTTCTTCAATATTGGCTACGGCTACCACTCCAATGATGCTCGGGGTACCACTTTACAGCGCGATCCGACCAATGGCGACTTTCTGGATTCCACTTCAGCCCGTATTCGACCTGCAGCCTGGTCGCGCGGTGGCGAGGCCGGTATTCGCAGTAACTTTATTCAGGGTTTGAATAGTACCTTTGCCTTATGGTGGCTGGAGTCGAGCCAGGAATTGGTATTTGTCGGTGATGCTGGTACCACGGAGATCAACGGTAAATCGCACCGCTATGGTATTGAGTGGACCAACTATTACAAGCCAACCGACTGGATGACGTTGGATGCTGATTATGCGTTGACTACTGCACGCTATGCGGAAATACATGCCGGCGAAAATAATAATTTCGTTCCCAATTCAGTTGGTCGAGTCGTCAGCACCGGAATCACCGTTGAAGATCCCAACGGAAGCGGTGTGTTCGGCACCTTGCGCTTCCGTCATTTCGGTAGTGTGCCACTTGATGAGTCTGGTAACTTCTGGGCGGGCGATACCAATATCGTTAACTTCGGTACCGGTATCAAACGTAAACAATTCAAATTGGAATTCGATATCTTCAATCTGTTGGGATCGCAAAGCAACGACATTGCTTACGCTTATGACTACGCCTATCCCAATGGGGCCGCAACCTCTACAGGCATCTTGAAACATCCGGTTGAGCCGAGAATGTTTCGCGGCACCATCACCATCAATTTCTAA
- a CDS encoding HupE/UreJ family protein, translated as MQSTFFDKQTEVGLRPNRMWLSVGLPLLLLVAFLGNQFVDFDSIGLSNGFSHPLTGWDHLITMLAVGVWAAQMRGHAIWMLPLSFVGVMSLGGLVGSAGIDIPSIEGIILLSCAVFIVLISRKIRFSGKINVMIVAFFGFFHGFAHGQEISTSASLISYTVGFMVATLLLHGAGILVAKLVMLAITCLITLLFSSAALANAVQSRIELDDKNTTSTLKVEFSSTSNPHELWRGVLEKSGNQSIVRSESVTTTISSVAPDHNQQAHRDSVGSYAMYQLSKSSSINKLDRASLVELKPDESPTLALDFKHYYPDINQSPGKQLLSNGVGLTSPPACQYLTASNPVSPPRFKRLVLSSEEPLLHLVFAENKIGYLAPQFNICRLLDCALRSATTQNTAALNADIQSYSLYLHNPIHTLKILWPSLGQGLVTNKYNKNQREIAS; from the coding sequence ATGCAATCTACCTTTTTTGACAAGCAGACTGAAGTTGGGCTCCGTCCGAACAGGATGTGGCTGTCTGTAGGTTTGCCATTGTTGCTATTGGTCGCCTTTTTAGGTAACCAGTTTGTTGATTTTGACAGCATTGGGTTGAGCAACGGTTTTAGCCATCCGTTAACGGGGTGGGATCACCTGATCACTATGCTGGCGGTGGGTGTCTGGGCTGCGCAAATGCGTGGTCATGCGATTTGGATGTTGCCATTATCATTCGTCGGCGTCATGAGTTTAGGTGGTCTGGTAGGATCTGCTGGTATTGATATTCCGAGCATTGAAGGCATTATTCTGCTTTCATGTGCGGTCTTCATTGTGCTGATATCCCGTAAAATCCGATTTAGCGGAAAAATCAATGTCATGATTGTGGCATTTTTTGGCTTTTTCCATGGTTTTGCACACGGTCAGGAAATATCCACTTCAGCCAGTCTGATTTCCTATACCGTGGGCTTTATGGTGGCAACCTTGCTTTTACACGGCGCGGGTATATTGGTTGCCAAACTAGTTATGCTTGCCATCACCTGTCTAATAACACTATTGTTTTCCAGTGCCGCATTAGCTAATGCAGTTCAATCCCGTATTGAACTTGATGACAAGAACACTACGTCTACCTTAAAAGTTGAATTCAGCTCAACGTCTAATCCCCATGAGTTATGGAGAGGGGTGTTAGAGAAATCAGGTAACCAGTCCATTGTTCGATCCGAGTCGGTCACAACGACTATATCCAGTGTCGCCCCCGATCATAACCAACAGGCTCATCGTGATAGTGTTGGTAGTTATGCAATGTATCAACTAAGTAAATCGTCATCAATTAATAAGCTTGATCGTGCGTCGTTGGTTGAATTGAAACCGGATGAATCTCCAACTTTAGCCTTGGATTTCAAACACTATTATCCTGACATCAATCAATCGCCTGGCAAACAGTTATTAAGCAATGGTGTGGGCCTTACTTCACCACCCGCTTGCCAATACCTGACCGCATCTAACCCCGTTTCTCCCCCTCGCTTTAAACGCTTAGTTTTATCCAGTGAAGAACCGTTGCTTCATTTGGTGTTTGCCGAAAACAAAATCGGCTATCTCGCTCCCCAATTTAATATTTGTCGTTTGCTTGATTGCGCACTGCGCTCCGCGACTACTCAAAACACCGCTGCTTTAAACGCAGACATCCAATCCTATTCGCTGTACCTGCATAACCCCATCCACACCCTAAAAATCCTGTGGCCTTCGCTTGGCCAAGGGTTAGTCACAAATAAATACAATAAAAATCAACGAGAAATCGCCTCATGA
- the nikR gene encoding nickel-responsive transcriptional regulator NikR, translating to MERFTISLSDELAADFDQWIEARGYSNRSEAVRDLLRKEIETKRVDQDQAIYSVATFSFVYNHHERNLAERVTNLQHEVHDLVVSSTHVHLDHDDCLETLFLRGLTQQIRNFSQKLSAETGIRHSSLNLIPVKVAALHFAHHAHFHPHS from the coding sequence TTGGAACGTTTTACTATCTCTCTCAGTGACGAATTAGCCGCGGATTTCGATCAATGGATTGAAGCTCGCGGTTACAGCAATCGTTCCGAAGCCGTTCGTGATCTGCTACGAAAAGAAATCGAAACAAAACGCGTGGATCAAGATCAAGCCATATACAGCGTTGCTACTTTTTCATTTGTTTACAATCATCATGAGCGTAATCTGGCTGAACGCGTGACTAACCTTCAGCATGAAGTACATGATTTGGTTGTCTCATCAACGCATGTTCATTTGGATCACGATGATTGTTTAGAAACCCTATTTCTACGTGGCTTAACACAACAAATCCGAAATTTTTCCCAGAAGCTATCTGCTGAAACAGGCATTAGGCATAGCTCTCTAAATTTAATCCCTGTGAAGGTCGCTGCGCTCCATTTTGCTCACCATGCTCATTTTCATCCGCATAGCTAG
- a CDS encoding copper resistance protein CopC — MDKRTFQILAALSLLITSLVSHAEGILIKSEPKNKAEVANFDGNIKLWFSGNVGERSPSVVVVDDKGKRVDNGDSRLVLGERHRLTASTKPLTPGAYAMRYRVITEDGLIVSGVSKFSVIANAAMTEVKP; from the coding sequence ATGGATAAGCGCACATTTCAAATCTTGGCAGCGCTATCGCTGTTGATCACAAGTCTGGTTAGCCATGCCGAAGGCATACTGATCAAATCCGAGCCTAAAAACAAAGCCGAGGTCGCCAATTTCGACGGCAACATCAAACTATGGTTTAGCGGCAATGTCGGCGAGCGCTCTCCGTCTGTGGTGGTTGTGGACGACAAAGGCAAACGGGTTGATAACGGCGATAGCCGCCTAGTGCTAGGGGAACGCCACCGCCTGACAGCAAGCACCAAGCCGCTAACACCTGGCGCATACGCGATGCGTTACCGGGTGATTACCGAAGACGGCTTGATTGTCAGCGGCGTATCGAAGTTTTCCGTCATCGCCAACGCGGCAATGACCGAAGTGAAACCATGA